The following coding sequences lie in one Porphyromonas asaccharolytica DSM 20707 genomic window:
- a CDS encoding vWA domain-containing protein: MIWVHPEWLWALLLLPLLVLLYMRYNKRHQAKLSLSAYRLLPKGSGWRSYLRALPFALELLALAAMILALARPQDSNHWEERSIQGIDLVLAMDLSGSMQALDLKPNRFEAARDVASEMIAARPNDNIGLVVFAGESFTLCPLTVDHNVIQQMLETTEIGQLEDGTAIGLGLATAINTLRGSDNKSKVIILLTDGSNNAGDITPSMAAELAQQYGIRIYTVAAGTNGVAKFPVQTAFGTEYVEADVQIDEGTLRHIAEQTGGKYYRATDETKLHEIYKEIDSLEKSRLTSRSVSAYEERYMLFALLAIVLLGAAFLLRTTLLRANP, encoded by the coding sequence ATGATATGGGTTCACCCTGAGTGGCTCTGGGCGCTCCTACTCCTACCGCTGCTGGTGCTGCTCTACATGCGCTACAACAAGCGTCACCAAGCAAAGCTTTCGCTCTCAGCATACCGTCTTTTGCCTAAGGGGAGCGGGTGGCGGAGCTATCTGCGGGCTTTACCTTTTGCCCTAGAACTACTGGCACTGGCGGCGATGATCTTAGCACTGGCTCGCCCGCAAGACTCCAACCACTGGGAGGAGCGATCGATACAAGGCATCGACCTCGTCCTCGCTATGGACCTCAGTGGCAGTATGCAGGCACTAGACTTAAAGCCGAACCGCTTTGAGGCAGCGCGTGATGTGGCGAGCGAGATGATCGCTGCACGCCCGAATGATAATATAGGTCTGGTGGTTTTCGCGGGGGAGAGCTTTACGCTCTGTCCGCTGACGGTAGACCACAACGTGATCCAGCAGATGCTCGAGACCACCGAGATAGGACAACTGGAGGACGGCACCGCCATAGGACTAGGGCTAGCGACGGCGATCAATACGCTCCGCGGTAGCGACAACAAGAGCAAAGTGATCATCCTCCTGACCGATGGGTCAAACAATGCGGGCGACATAACCCCCTCGATGGCCGCTGAGCTGGCACAGCAGTACGGCATACGTATCTACACGGTGGCAGCGGGAACCAATGGGGTCGCAAAGTTCCCCGTGCAGACAGCCTTCGGCACCGAGTATGTGGAGGCCGATGTGCAGATTGACGAAGGCACGCTACGACACATTGCCGAGCAGACAGGCGGCAAGTACTACCGTGCGACCGACGAGACGAAGCTGCACGAGATCTACAAGGAGATAGACTCACTCGAGAAGTCTCGTCTCACCTCTCGCTCGGTGAGTGCCTACGAAGAGCGCTATATGCTCTTTGCCCTGCTCGCTATCGTGCTCCTTGGCGCTGCTTTCTTATTACGAACCACCTTACTGCGAGCTAACCCATGA
- a CDS encoding VWA domain-containing protein translates to MIQFAYPLLLWLLLLVPLLLLVMIVGQRRRRKQQRRFATPQMLRQIMPDRSAKRDWWRASLKLIAIALLFVALARPQLYTHAPVSSQQTIGVDLAFCIDVSNSMAARDVKPDRIGFAKQIVTHTMQELAGSRVAMVVFAGGAYIRLPLTPDLPTARTFLADIQPGMVSNQGTNLGQALERSAQALSAPSRAGKAVIILTDGEDHEGGLEEGIERLKKQEIKAYVVTIGLPDGANIPFGETLLTDSLGVPVLSKPNPEITAEIANATGGQSFVGSSPRAISNQLVNQLRTLPQANLSGEGEQIEELYALPTLAALLLLLLANGIMRRKSRLFSRIQIFGHHDA, encoded by the coding sequence ATGATACAGTTTGCCTATCCCCTCCTGCTGTGGCTCCTGCTACTCGTACCGCTCCTGCTACTCGTTATGATTGTCGGTCAGAGACGGCGACGCAAGCAGCAGCGACGCTTTGCCACGCCTCAGATGCTACGGCAGATCATGCCCGACCGCTCTGCCAAGCGGGACTGGTGGCGCGCCTCGCTCAAGCTTATCGCCATCGCTCTGCTCTTCGTGGCACTCGCACGTCCACAACTCTACACCCATGCGCCCGTCTCGTCACAGCAGACGATCGGTGTCGACCTAGCCTTCTGCATCGATGTCTCCAACTCGATGGCGGCACGTGACGTCAAGCCCGACCGCATCGGCTTTGCCAAGCAGATTGTGACCCATACGATGCAGGAGTTGGCGGGCTCACGGGTAGCTATGGTCGTCTTCGCTGGAGGCGCTTACATACGTCTGCCACTGACGCCCGACTTGCCGACGGCTCGCACCTTCCTCGCAGACATACAGCCTGGTATGGTCTCCAACCAAGGCACCAATCTAGGACAAGCACTCGAGCGCTCCGCACAGGCCCTCTCAGCACCCTCACGAGCCGGCAAAGCGGTCATCATCCTGACCGATGGCGAGGATCACGAGGGCGGACTCGAAGAGGGCATCGAGCGACTCAAGAAGCAGGAGATCAAGGCTTACGTCGTAACCATCGGACTCCCCGATGGTGCCAACATACCCTTTGGTGAAACGCTCCTCACAGACTCACTCGGTGTGCCTGTACTCTCGAAGCCTAACCCCGAGATCACGGCAGAAATAGCCAACGCTACGGGCGGTCAGAGCTTCGTCGGTAGCAGTCCCCGCGCCATTAGCAACCAGCTGGTTAACCAGCTCCGCACTTTACCCCAAGCCAACCTGAGTGGCGAGGGTGAGCAGATCGAGGAGCTCTATGCGCTCCCCACGCTAGCTGCGCTCCTCTTGCTCCTGCTCGCCAATGGGATCATGCGCCGCAAGAGTCGCTTGTTCAGTCGTATTCAAATCTTTGGTCATCATGATGCGTAA
- a CDS encoding tetratricopeptide repeat protein, translating to MMRKLLYIVLLLLSSLTLIGQTVRLDARRGNKSYNRSNYSSARAAYLSSVARDSTYAPARLGLGDALYMSGDTVAAVQMWQRIASDSKADPRLQALAWHNLGNRCMDTQQYDKAIEAYKESLRRNPTDDETRYNLALAIKLNKQPPQQGGGGGGGGSQSDPSQTPPDQQPDQQPQGKEPDLDKSQADRILDALRQQEQHTRQRINQRQPQQKNQNKKNW from the coding sequence ATGATGCGTAAGCTTCTATATATTGTCTTACTCTTGCTCTCTAGCCTGACGCTCATCGGGCAGACCGTACGTCTAGACGCACGGCGGGGTAATAAGAGCTACAATCGGAGCAACTACTCGTCAGCACGTGCCGCTTATCTCTCGTCCGTGGCTCGTGACTCGACCTACGCCCCCGCCCGACTCGGTCTGGGCGACGCTCTCTACATGTCAGGCGACACGGTCGCTGCCGTGCAGATGTGGCAGCGTATAGCGAGCGACAGCAAGGCTGATCCACGCTTGCAGGCCTTAGCATGGCACAACCTGGGCAACCGCTGTATGGACACGCAGCAGTATGACAAAGCGATCGAAGCTTACAAAGAGTCGCTCCGCAGAAACCCTACCGACGATGAGACACGCTACAACTTAGCCTTGGCGATCAAGCTCAACAAGCAGCCCCCACAGCAAGGTGGCGGAGGCGGTGGTGGAGGCTCACAGTCCGATCCGTCGCAGACACCTCCCGACCAGCAGCCCGACCAGCAGCCGCAAGGCAAGGAGCCGGACCTCGACAAGTCACAGGCTGACCGCATCCTCGACGCACTCCGCCAGCAAGAGCAACACACACGCCAGCGCATCAACCAGCGCCAGCCACAGCAAAAGAATCAGAACAAGAAGAACTGGTAA
- a CDS encoding BatD family protein, translating into MLRLRTSIQRTLLTVIWLCTVAFAGLAQLTVIVPPQVAEGETFQLVYRAAGAHELGAFTAPQIASGLKVLYGPQLNVLHKMSGGVSKEYTTITYTLQATKAGSYSISAAQLRVGQKSLKALSKRIQVAKAQGLTQQAIASGESLRIADRDMYMRAVVSSQSVYTQQPVLVSLYLYSRYGNLAGVDRKPPEVTDFVTKEIPLQHTSLTTERVGGRLMYKALIWQILAYPQRSGELVIPSFEYDFQVSVNRKVDNEEDLFANKAVATAHKKLHSQPLKLTVRPLPEGAPEGFDQLVGSFQIQGTLSAPDPTYETGRAMTYQLDIRGRGNVSLLLAPELGLSDKFEVYEPQLIRDDQKVQNGNTEVHRIYEYTIIPHATGQQTVPAVSLPYFDPATNSYRTATTAPIRIKVAQGSNDVPQVGKAGEASSSQRYTPYPYDAPAPTIVWHPWSRAGWAYWLLYVLLLIGGGVAYWLIRSDQRLRADHVAYHKKRSTPMAEQQIQAIRQLIKAGQQSEATARLYAAITHYLQDHYALATSSLTRQQLASALKQQGVADAEVNAWLSLLSEIELARYAPQQEGDSLPRWVDQLERLISQS; encoded by the coding sequence ATGCTACGCCTACGCACTTCGATACAACGCACTCTCCTGACAGTCATCTGGCTCTGTACCGTCGCCTTTGCAGGCTTGGCACAGCTCACGGTGATCGTCCCCCCGCAGGTTGCCGAGGGAGAGACCTTCCAGTTAGTTTATCGTGCTGCGGGAGCGCACGAGCTAGGGGCTTTCACCGCTCCTCAGATTGCCTCTGGGCTGAAAGTGCTCTACGGTCCTCAACTCAACGTACTGCACAAGATGAGCGGAGGTGTCTCAAAAGAGTACACCACCATCACCTATACGCTACAAGCGACCAAGGCGGGTAGCTACTCCATCAGTGCTGCTCAGCTACGGGTCGGGCAGAAGAGCCTCAAGGCTCTATCCAAGCGCATACAAGTCGCCAAGGCGCAAGGGCTGACGCAGCAGGCTATCGCCTCTGGCGAGTCACTACGAATCGCAGACCGAGATATGTATATGCGTGCCGTCGTCTCCTCGCAGTCGGTCTACACACAGCAGCCCGTCCTCGTATCGCTCTACCTCTACTCCCGCTATGGCAACCTCGCAGGCGTAGACCGCAAGCCGCCCGAGGTGACAGACTTCGTCACCAAGGAGATCCCGCTACAGCACACCAGCCTCACCACAGAGCGCGTCGGTGGCAGGCTCATGTACAAGGCGCTCATCTGGCAGATCCTTGCCTACCCACAGCGTAGTGGCGAGCTAGTCATCCCCTCCTTTGAGTATGACTTCCAGGTATCTGTAAATCGAAAGGTGGATAACGAGGAGGATCTTTTTGCCAATAAAGCTGTCGCAACGGCTCATAAGAAGTTGCACTCGCAACCCTTGAAGTTGACCGTACGACCACTCCCTGAGGGAGCTCCCGAAGGATTCGATCAGTTGGTCGGCTCTTTTCAGATCCAAGGCACGCTCTCCGCGCCCGACCCGACCTACGAGACGGGTCGCGCTATGACCTACCAACTAGATATCAGAGGTCGAGGCAATGTCTCCCTACTCTTAGCTCCAGAGCTAGGCTTGTCCGACAAATTTGAAGTGTACGAGCCGCAACTCATCCGTGACGACCAAAAGGTGCAAAATGGCAATACGGAGGTGCATCGCATCTACGAATATACCATCATACCGCACGCCACGGGACAGCAGACGGTGCCAGCCGTCAGCCTCCCTTACTTCGACCCCGCTACGAATAGCTACCGTACCGCCACCACAGCACCTATCCGTATAAAGGTAGCGCAAGGCTCTAACGATGTGCCACAAGTGGGCAAAGCTGGAGAGGCAAGCAGCTCACAGCGATATACGCCCTACCCTTACGATGCGCCCGCTCCGACCATCGTATGGCACCCCTGGAGTCGTGCCGGATGGGCTTACTGGCTCCTCTACGTGCTCCTGCTCATCGGTGGCGGAGTCGCTTATTGGCTCATACGTAGCGATCAGCGTCTCCGTGCCGACCATGTCGCTTATCATAAGAAGCGCTCCACGCCTATGGCGGAGCAGCAGATCCAGGCGATACGTCAGCTGATCAAGGCGGGGCAGCAGTCGGAGGCTACGGCCCGACTATACGCTGCCATAACGCACTATCTGCAAGATCACTACGCACTCGCCACCTCCAGCCTCACACGGCAGCAGCTAGCGAGTGCACTCAAGCAGCAAGGCGTAGCGGACGCAGAGGTCAACGCGTGGCTCTCCCTCCTCTCAGAGATCGAGCTAGCACGCTATGCGCCACAGCAAGAGGGCGACAGTCTGCCCCGCTGGGTAGACCAGCTAGAGCGACTCATCTCGCAGTCGTGA
- a CDS encoding IS110 family transposase, with protein MKYYFIGIDVSKEKLDATLIHYESESDSEQQLAYTTVENNPKGFKSLVSWSKKNAGRGVKTDAMLFCCETTGGYDRALCDWLYGNGLNIWRESALQIKRSMGLRKGKDDKADSEMIAYYALRFRSKATLYKPLDGNMRNLRDLFLYRQSLVADRQAKLVSAKEKRHISSKSKADSFIYRDAQKAIDLLTKSIKECERRMLEIIKADEEMYRNYLHLISCKGVGLVTSVMLIIYTDNFKTWSAKKMASYCGIAPFYESSGSSVFHKANTGGYSNRRLKGILTQAARSAITHNPTLRQYYLRMKAQGKPYGVILNNVNNKLVHILFSLVLHDCDFELDHETKRAARA; from the coding sequence ATGAAATACTACTTTATTGGCATCGACGTTTCCAAAGAAAAATTGGACGCCACCCTGATTCACTACGAATCCGAATCAGACAGCGAGCAACAGCTCGCCTACACCACTGTAGAAAACAACCCTAAGGGATTCAAGAGCCTTGTCTCTTGGAGCAAGAAGAACGCAGGTCGAGGAGTCAAGACCGACGCCATGCTCTTCTGCTGTGAGACTACAGGAGGATACGATCGCGCACTCTGTGACTGGCTCTATGGCAACGGGCTAAACATCTGGCGCGAGAGCGCCCTGCAGATCAAGCGTAGCATGGGTCTGCGCAAAGGCAAGGACGATAAAGCTGACTCGGAGATGATCGCTTACTACGCCTTACGCTTCCGCTCCAAAGCCACTCTCTATAAACCTCTGGACGGGAACATGCGCAACCTACGCGACCTTTTCCTCTACCGGCAGTCACTAGTTGCCGATAGGCAGGCTAAGCTAGTTAGTGCCAAGGAAAAACGGCACATCTCTAGCAAGTCTAAAGCCGACAGCTTCATCTACCGAGATGCCCAAAAGGCTATCGACCTCTTGACCAAAAGCATCAAAGAGTGCGAGCGCCGAATGCTTGAGATCATCAAGGCAGACGAGGAGATGTACCGCAACTACCTGCACCTCATTTCCTGCAAAGGAGTGGGTCTCGTCACCTCCGTCATGCTGATCATCTACACCGACAACTTCAAGACTTGGAGTGCCAAGAAGATGGCTAGCTACTGCGGTATAGCGCCCTTCTACGAGAGCTCTGGGAGCTCAGTCTTTCACAAAGCCAACACAGGAGGCTACAGTAACCGACGGCTAAAAGGAATCTTGACCCAAGCAGCCCGAAGTGCCATAACGCATAACCCAACATTAAGACAATACTACCTACGCATGAAAGCCCAAGGCAAGCCCTACGGGGTTATCCTCAACAATGTCAACAACAAGCTCGTACACATTCTCTTCTCTTTGGTTCTGCACGACTGTGACTTCGAGCTAGACCACGAGACGAAGAGAGCTGCTCGAGCCTAG